The Populus trichocarpa isolate Nisqually-1 chromosome 11, P.trichocarpa_v4.1, whole genome shotgun sequence genome has a segment encoding these proteins:
- the LOC7454436 gene encoding polyadenylate-binding protein-interacting protein 4 isoform X3: MGYKNRAEAETEACLNEALLFATMCIIGLPVDVHIRDGSVYSGTFHTASFDKENGVVLKEARLTRKGKSDANVANGSVIETLVILSTDVVQVVAKGVLFPADGVTGNISGGNVEAALTNAPSSEIVASEAKKSNKFTVDKKKSNHNSRSSVKNKNGTSHGLMPTKAGKDPEGRKTPPNQIGKTMEFEHGERDGVHIPKREASFGDSVNGRQTRDDRSQEEQGHYKQKFDFQTEKSADEVHSPNAIRPHDSEAKSIAEGRVTVKLLPNVVSCNPDGDLMKPDSQYCGRPASAGTTSPSSVCASVSTASNPMVDVPSESHCSSSANSTDVASPQVSESNRSSKAFKLNPGAKIFSPSFSNPTSANAPAVPTVPSMAYIPSNSPVVPVAVVQPEVGIPCAPRSSVPAKFPPYSNLTAVNGGSGSQFSPVAGHVGTRVQSLRYAGQYHAVQAAPSYAQPNSQSVMVGRMGQLVYVQPVYHDSVPIAAPISTVSARPLLTPHQVQYPKHQGGAAGQTLQLCVTPPFVGGQQPFVEPSQIPFLQPPIPAIRPIPVPGSNTLFGTKFP, translated from the exons ATGGGTTACAAAAACAGAGCAGAAGCTGAAACAGAGGCTTGCTTAAACGAGGCTTTATTGTTTGCTACTATGTGTATAATTGGACTCCCTGTTGATGTGCATATTAGAGATGGTTCTGTCTACTCTGGAACCTTTCACACTGCTTCTTTTGACAAGGAAAACG GTGTTGTTTTGAAGGAAGCAAGATTGACTAGGAAGGGAAAATCTGATGCAAATGTAGCTAATGGGAGTGTGATAGAGACACTTGTAATTCTTTCGACTGATGTTGTCCAAGTTGTTGCTAAG GGAGTTCTGTTTCCAGCTGATGGCGTCACTGGAAATATATCTGGTGGCAATGTAGAAGCTGCTCTAACCAATGCTCCGTCTTCTGAGATTGTAGCGAGCGAGGCAAAGAAATCTAACAAGTTCACTGTGgataaaaagaaatctaatCACAACAG TAGGAGTTCAGTCAAAAACAAGAACGGTACTTCCCATGGTCTTATGCCGACAAAAGCAGGAAAGGATCCTGAAGGGAGAAAAACGCCACCAAATCAAATAGGAAAAACAATGGAATTTGAACATGGGGAAAGAGATGGTGTGCATATCCCAAAG AGAGAAGCTTCTTTTGGTGACTCAGTTAATGGACG ACAGACTAGAGATGACAGGTCACAGGAGGAGCAGGGTCATTATAAACAGAAGTTTGATTTTCAAACAGAAAAGAGT GCTGATGAAGTTCATAGCCCAAATGCAATCA GGCCTCATGACAGTGAAGCAAAATCCATTGCAGAAGGGCGAGTAACAGTGAAGCTGTTGCCTAATGTTGTATCTTGTAATCCCGATGGTGATCTTATGAAGCCAGACAGTCAATACTGTGGAAGGCCTGCTTCTGCAGGAACCACCTCTCCTAGTTCTGTTTGTGCTAGTGTTTCTACTGCTTCCAATCCAATGGTTGATGTTCCTTCAGAATCACACTGTAGCTCATCAGCAAATTCAACTGATGTGGCCTCTCCACAAGTTTCAGAATCTAATAGAAGTTCCAAG GCATTCAAGCTCAATCCAGGAGCAAAAATTTTTTCTCCTTCCTTTTCCAATCCTACATCAGCTAATGCTCCAGCAGTGCCAACAGTTCCAAGTATGGCTTACATACCAAGCAACTCTCCTGTGGTACCTGTTGCTGTTGTCCAGCCAGAAGTTGGGATCCCTTGTGCACCTCGATCATCTGTTCCTGCTAAGTTTCCCCCCTACAGTAACTTGACAGCTGTAAATGGTGGCAGTGGTTCTCAATTTTCACCT GTTGCTGGACACGTGGGAACCAGAGTACAGTCACTTAGATATGCTGGTCAGTATCATGCTGTTCAGGCAGCACCATCATATGCACAACCAAATTCTCAATCC GTTATGGTTGGACGGATGGGGCAGCTTGTGTATGTTCAGCCAGTTTATCAT GATTCGGTTCCAATTGCAGCACCCATATCAACTGTATCTGCACGTCCTCTGTTAACTCCACACCAGGTCCAGTATCCTAAACACCAAg GAGGTGCAGCAGGCCAAACCTTGCAGCTTTGTGTGACTCCACCTTTTGTAGGTGGACAGCAACCATTTGTAGAGCCAAGCCAGATTCCTTTTCTTCAGCCACCCATCCCTGCTATCCGTCCCATTCCAGTTCCAGGATCTAATACTCTCTTTGGCACCAAGTTTCCATGA
- the LOC7454436 gene encoding polyadenylate-binding protein-interacting protein 4 isoform X1: protein MGYKNRAEAETEACLNEALLFATMCIIGLPVDVHIRDGSVYSGTFHTASFDKENGVVLKEARLTRKGKSDANVANGSVIETLVILSTDVVQVVAKGVLFPADGVTGNISGGNVEAALTNAPSSEIVASEAKKSNKFTVDKKKSNHNSRSSVKNKNGTSHGLMPTKAGKDPEGRKTPPNQIGKTMEFEHGERDGVHIPKREASFGDSVNGRQTRDDRSQEEQGHYKQKFDFQTEKSADEVHSPNAITGPHDSEAKSIAEGRVTVKLLPNVVSCNPDGDLMKPDSQYCGRPASAGTTSPSSVCASVSTASNPMVDVPSESHCSSSANSTDVASPQVSESNRSSKAFKLNPGAKIFSPSFSNPTSANAPAVPTVPSMAYIPSNSPVVPVAVVQPEVGIPCAPRSSVPAKFPPYSNLTAVNGGSGSQFSPVAGHVGTRVQSLRYAGQYHAVQAAPSYAQPNSQSVMVGRMGQLVYVQPVYHDSVPIAAPISTVSARPLLTPHQVQYPKHQGGAAGQTLQLCVTPPFVGGQQPFVEPSQIPFLQPPIPAIRPIPVPGSNTLFGTKFP, encoded by the exons ATGGGTTACAAAAACAGAGCAGAAGCTGAAACAGAGGCTTGCTTAAACGAGGCTTTATTGTTTGCTACTATGTGTATAATTGGACTCCCTGTTGATGTGCATATTAGAGATGGTTCTGTCTACTCTGGAACCTTTCACACTGCTTCTTTTGACAAGGAAAACG GTGTTGTTTTGAAGGAAGCAAGATTGACTAGGAAGGGAAAATCTGATGCAAATGTAGCTAATGGGAGTGTGATAGAGACACTTGTAATTCTTTCGACTGATGTTGTCCAAGTTGTTGCTAAG GGAGTTCTGTTTCCAGCTGATGGCGTCACTGGAAATATATCTGGTGGCAATGTAGAAGCTGCTCTAACCAATGCTCCGTCTTCTGAGATTGTAGCGAGCGAGGCAAAGAAATCTAACAAGTTCACTGTGgataaaaagaaatctaatCACAACAG TAGGAGTTCAGTCAAAAACAAGAACGGTACTTCCCATGGTCTTATGCCGACAAAAGCAGGAAAGGATCCTGAAGGGAGAAAAACGCCACCAAATCAAATAGGAAAAACAATGGAATTTGAACATGGGGAAAGAGATGGTGTGCATATCCCAAAG AGAGAAGCTTCTTTTGGTGACTCAGTTAATGGACG ACAGACTAGAGATGACAGGTCACAGGAGGAGCAGGGTCATTATAAACAGAAGTTTGATTTTCAAACAGAAAAGAGT GCTGATGAAGTTCATAGCCCAAATGCAATCA CAGGGCCTCATGACAGTGAAGCAAAATCCATTGCAGAAGGGCGAGTAACAGTGAAGCTGTTGCCTAATGTTGTATCTTGTAATCCCGATGGTGATCTTATGAAGCCAGACAGTCAATACTGTGGAAGGCCTGCTTCTGCAGGAACCACCTCTCCTAGTTCTGTTTGTGCTAGTGTTTCTACTGCTTCCAATCCAATGGTTGATGTTCCTTCAGAATCACACTGTAGCTCATCAGCAAATTCAACTGATGTGGCCTCTCCACAAGTTTCAGAATCTAATAGAAGTTCCAAG GCATTCAAGCTCAATCCAGGAGCAAAAATTTTTTCTCCTTCCTTTTCCAATCCTACATCAGCTAATGCTCCAGCAGTGCCAACAGTTCCAAGTATGGCTTACATACCAAGCAACTCTCCTGTGGTACCTGTTGCTGTTGTCCAGCCAGAAGTTGGGATCCCTTGTGCACCTCGATCATCTGTTCCTGCTAAGTTTCCCCCCTACAGTAACTTGACAGCTGTAAATGGTGGCAGTGGTTCTCAATTTTCACCT GTTGCTGGACACGTGGGAACCAGAGTACAGTCACTTAGATATGCTGGTCAGTATCATGCTGTTCAGGCAGCACCATCATATGCACAACCAAATTCTCAATCC GTTATGGTTGGACGGATGGGGCAGCTTGTGTATGTTCAGCCAGTTTATCAT GATTCGGTTCCAATTGCAGCACCCATATCAACTGTATCTGCACGTCCTCTGTTAACTCCACACCAGGTCCAGTATCCTAAACACCAAg GAGGTGCAGCAGGCCAAACCTTGCAGCTTTGTGTGACTCCACCTTTTGTAGGTGGACAGCAACCATTTGTAGAGCCAAGCCAGATTCCTTTTCTTCAGCCACCCATCCCTGCTATCCGTCCCATTCCAGTTCCAGGATCTAATACTCTCTTTGGCACCAAGTTTCCATGA
- the LOC7454436 gene encoding uncharacterized protein LOC7454436 isoform X4: MGYKNRAEAETEACLNEALLFATMCIIGLPVDVHIRDGSVYSGTFHTASFDKENGVVLKEARLTRKGKSDANVANGSVIETLVILSTDVVQVVAKGVLFPADGVTGNISGGNVEAALTNAPSSEIVASEAKKSNKFTVDKKKSNHNRQTRDDRSQEEQGHYKQKFDFQTEKSADEVHSPNAITGPHDSEAKSIAEGRVTVKLLPNVVSCNPDGDLMKPDSQYCGRPASAGTTSPSSVCASVSTASNPMVDVPSESHCSSSANSTDVASPQVSESNRSSKAFKLNPGAKIFSPSFSNPTSANAPAVPTVPSMAYIPSNSPVVPVAVVQPEVGIPCAPRSSVPAKFPPYSNLTAVNGGSGSQFSPVAGHVGTRVQSLRYAGQYHAVQAAPSYAQPNSQSVMVGRMGQLVYVQPVYHDSVPIAAPISTVSARPLLTPHQVQYPKHQGGAAGQTLQLCVTPPFVGGQQPFVEPSQIPFLQPPIPAIRPIPVPGSNTLFGTKFP, translated from the exons ATGGGTTACAAAAACAGAGCAGAAGCTGAAACAGAGGCTTGCTTAAACGAGGCTTTATTGTTTGCTACTATGTGTATAATTGGACTCCCTGTTGATGTGCATATTAGAGATGGTTCTGTCTACTCTGGAACCTTTCACACTGCTTCTTTTGACAAGGAAAACG GTGTTGTTTTGAAGGAAGCAAGATTGACTAGGAAGGGAAAATCTGATGCAAATGTAGCTAATGGGAGTGTGATAGAGACACTTGTAATTCTTTCGACTGATGTTGTCCAAGTTGTTGCTAAG GGAGTTCTGTTTCCAGCTGATGGCGTCACTGGAAATATATCTGGTGGCAATGTAGAAGCTGCTCTAACCAATGCTCCGTCTTCTGAGATTGTAGCGAGCGAGGCAAAGAAATCTAACAAGTTCACTGTGgataaaaagaaatctaatCACAACAG ACAGACTAGAGATGACAGGTCACAGGAGGAGCAGGGTCATTATAAACAGAAGTTTGATTTTCAAACAGAAAAGAGT GCTGATGAAGTTCATAGCCCAAATGCAATCA CAGGGCCTCATGACAGTGAAGCAAAATCCATTGCAGAAGGGCGAGTAACAGTGAAGCTGTTGCCTAATGTTGTATCTTGTAATCCCGATGGTGATCTTATGAAGCCAGACAGTCAATACTGTGGAAGGCCTGCTTCTGCAGGAACCACCTCTCCTAGTTCTGTTTGTGCTAGTGTTTCTACTGCTTCCAATCCAATGGTTGATGTTCCTTCAGAATCACACTGTAGCTCATCAGCAAATTCAACTGATGTGGCCTCTCCACAAGTTTCAGAATCTAATAGAAGTTCCAAG GCATTCAAGCTCAATCCAGGAGCAAAAATTTTTTCTCCTTCCTTTTCCAATCCTACATCAGCTAATGCTCCAGCAGTGCCAACAGTTCCAAGTATGGCTTACATACCAAGCAACTCTCCTGTGGTACCTGTTGCTGTTGTCCAGCCAGAAGTTGGGATCCCTTGTGCACCTCGATCATCTGTTCCTGCTAAGTTTCCCCCCTACAGTAACTTGACAGCTGTAAATGGTGGCAGTGGTTCTCAATTTTCACCT GTTGCTGGACACGTGGGAACCAGAGTACAGTCACTTAGATATGCTGGTCAGTATCATGCTGTTCAGGCAGCACCATCATATGCACAACCAAATTCTCAATCC GTTATGGTTGGACGGATGGGGCAGCTTGTGTATGTTCAGCCAGTTTATCAT GATTCGGTTCCAATTGCAGCACCCATATCAACTGTATCTGCACGTCCTCTGTTAACTCCACACCAGGTCCAGTATCCTAAACACCAAg GAGGTGCAGCAGGCCAAACCTTGCAGCTTTGTGTGACTCCACCTTTTGTAGGTGGACAGCAACCATTTGTAGAGCCAAGCCAGATTCCTTTTCTTCAGCCACCCATCCCTGCTATCCGTCCCATTCCAGTTCCAGGATCTAATACTCTCTTTGGCACCAAGTTTCCATGA
- the LOC7454436 gene encoding uncharacterized protein LOC7454436 isoform X5 — protein MGYKNRAEAETEACLNEALLFATMCIIGLPVDVHIRDGSVYSGTFHTASFDKENGVVLKEARLTRKGKSDANVANGSVIETLVILSTDVVQVVAKGVLFPADGVTGNISGGNVEAALTNAPSSEIVASEAKKSNKFTVDKKKSNHNRQTRDDRSQEEQGHYKQKFDFQTEKSADEVHSPNAIRPHDSEAKSIAEGRVTVKLLPNVVSCNPDGDLMKPDSQYCGRPASAGTTSPSSVCASVSTASNPMVDVPSESHCSSSANSTDVASPQVSESNRSSKAFKLNPGAKIFSPSFSNPTSANAPAVPTVPSMAYIPSNSPVVPVAVVQPEVGIPCAPRSSVPAKFPPYSNLTAVNGGSGSQFSPVAGHVGTRVQSLRYAGQYHAVQAAPSYAQPNSQSVMVGRMGQLVYVQPVYHDSVPIAAPISTVSARPLLTPHQVQYPKHQGGAAGQTLQLCVTPPFVGGQQPFVEPSQIPFLQPPIPAIRPIPVPGSNTLFGTKFP, from the exons ATGGGTTACAAAAACAGAGCAGAAGCTGAAACAGAGGCTTGCTTAAACGAGGCTTTATTGTTTGCTACTATGTGTATAATTGGACTCCCTGTTGATGTGCATATTAGAGATGGTTCTGTCTACTCTGGAACCTTTCACACTGCTTCTTTTGACAAGGAAAACG GTGTTGTTTTGAAGGAAGCAAGATTGACTAGGAAGGGAAAATCTGATGCAAATGTAGCTAATGGGAGTGTGATAGAGACACTTGTAATTCTTTCGACTGATGTTGTCCAAGTTGTTGCTAAG GGAGTTCTGTTTCCAGCTGATGGCGTCACTGGAAATATATCTGGTGGCAATGTAGAAGCTGCTCTAACCAATGCTCCGTCTTCTGAGATTGTAGCGAGCGAGGCAAAGAAATCTAACAAGTTCACTGTGgataaaaagaaatctaatCACAACAG ACAGACTAGAGATGACAGGTCACAGGAGGAGCAGGGTCATTATAAACAGAAGTTTGATTTTCAAACAGAAAAGAGT GCTGATGAAGTTCATAGCCCAAATGCAATCA GGCCTCATGACAGTGAAGCAAAATCCATTGCAGAAGGGCGAGTAACAGTGAAGCTGTTGCCTAATGTTGTATCTTGTAATCCCGATGGTGATCTTATGAAGCCAGACAGTCAATACTGTGGAAGGCCTGCTTCTGCAGGAACCACCTCTCCTAGTTCTGTTTGTGCTAGTGTTTCTACTGCTTCCAATCCAATGGTTGATGTTCCTTCAGAATCACACTGTAGCTCATCAGCAAATTCAACTGATGTGGCCTCTCCACAAGTTTCAGAATCTAATAGAAGTTCCAAG GCATTCAAGCTCAATCCAGGAGCAAAAATTTTTTCTCCTTCCTTTTCCAATCCTACATCAGCTAATGCTCCAGCAGTGCCAACAGTTCCAAGTATGGCTTACATACCAAGCAACTCTCCTGTGGTACCTGTTGCTGTTGTCCAGCCAGAAGTTGGGATCCCTTGTGCACCTCGATCATCTGTTCCTGCTAAGTTTCCCCCCTACAGTAACTTGACAGCTGTAAATGGTGGCAGTGGTTCTCAATTTTCACCT GTTGCTGGACACGTGGGAACCAGAGTACAGTCACTTAGATATGCTGGTCAGTATCATGCTGTTCAGGCAGCACCATCATATGCACAACCAAATTCTCAATCC GTTATGGTTGGACGGATGGGGCAGCTTGTGTATGTTCAGCCAGTTTATCAT GATTCGGTTCCAATTGCAGCACCCATATCAACTGTATCTGCACGTCCTCTGTTAACTCCACACCAGGTCCAGTATCCTAAACACCAAg GAGGTGCAGCAGGCCAAACCTTGCAGCTTTGTGTGACTCCACCTTTTGTAGGTGGACAGCAACCATTTGTAGAGCCAAGCCAGATTCCTTTTCTTCAGCCACCCATCCCTGCTATCCGTCCCATTCCAGTTCCAGGATCTAATACTCTCTTTGGCACCAAGTTTCCATGA
- the LOC7454436 gene encoding polyadenylate-binding protein-interacting protein 4 isoform X2 — protein sequence MGYKNRAEAETEACLNEALLFATMCIIGLPVDVHIRDGSVYSGTFHTASFDKENGVVLKEARLTRKGKSDANVANGSVIETLVILSTDVVQVVAKGVLFPADGVTGNISGGNVEAALTNAPSSEIVASEAKKSNKFTVDKKKSNHNRSSVKNKNGTSHGLMPTKAGKDPEGRKTPPNQIGKTMEFEHGERDGVHIPKREASFGDSVNGRQTRDDRSQEEQGHYKQKFDFQTEKSADEVHSPNAITGPHDSEAKSIAEGRVTVKLLPNVVSCNPDGDLMKPDSQYCGRPASAGTTSPSSVCASVSTASNPMVDVPSESHCSSSANSTDVASPQVSESNRSSKAFKLNPGAKIFSPSFSNPTSANAPAVPTVPSMAYIPSNSPVVPVAVVQPEVGIPCAPRSSVPAKFPPYSNLTAVNGGSGSQFSPVAGHVGTRVQSLRYAGQYHAVQAAPSYAQPNSQSVMVGRMGQLVYVQPVYHDSVPIAAPISTVSARPLLTPHQVQYPKHQGGAAGQTLQLCVTPPFVGGQQPFVEPSQIPFLQPPIPAIRPIPVPGSNTLFGTKFP from the exons ATGGGTTACAAAAACAGAGCAGAAGCTGAAACAGAGGCTTGCTTAAACGAGGCTTTATTGTTTGCTACTATGTGTATAATTGGACTCCCTGTTGATGTGCATATTAGAGATGGTTCTGTCTACTCTGGAACCTTTCACACTGCTTCTTTTGACAAGGAAAACG GTGTTGTTTTGAAGGAAGCAAGATTGACTAGGAAGGGAAAATCTGATGCAAATGTAGCTAATGGGAGTGTGATAGAGACACTTGTAATTCTTTCGACTGATGTTGTCCAAGTTGTTGCTAAG GGAGTTCTGTTTCCAGCTGATGGCGTCACTGGAAATATATCTGGTGGCAATGTAGAAGCTGCTCTAACCAATGCTCCGTCTTCTGAGATTGTAGCGAGCGAGGCAAAGAAATCTAACAAGTTCACTGTGgataaaaagaaatctaatCACAACAG GAGTTCAGTCAAAAACAAGAACGGTACTTCCCATGGTCTTATGCCGACAAAAGCAGGAAAGGATCCTGAAGGGAGAAAAACGCCACCAAATCAAATAGGAAAAACAATGGAATTTGAACATGGGGAAAGAGATGGTGTGCATATCCCAAAG AGAGAAGCTTCTTTTGGTGACTCAGTTAATGGACG ACAGACTAGAGATGACAGGTCACAGGAGGAGCAGGGTCATTATAAACAGAAGTTTGATTTTCAAACAGAAAAGAGT GCTGATGAAGTTCATAGCCCAAATGCAATCA CAGGGCCTCATGACAGTGAAGCAAAATCCATTGCAGAAGGGCGAGTAACAGTGAAGCTGTTGCCTAATGTTGTATCTTGTAATCCCGATGGTGATCTTATGAAGCCAGACAGTCAATACTGTGGAAGGCCTGCTTCTGCAGGAACCACCTCTCCTAGTTCTGTTTGTGCTAGTGTTTCTACTGCTTCCAATCCAATGGTTGATGTTCCTTCAGAATCACACTGTAGCTCATCAGCAAATTCAACTGATGTGGCCTCTCCACAAGTTTCAGAATCTAATAGAAGTTCCAAG GCATTCAAGCTCAATCCAGGAGCAAAAATTTTTTCTCCTTCCTTTTCCAATCCTACATCAGCTAATGCTCCAGCAGTGCCAACAGTTCCAAGTATGGCTTACATACCAAGCAACTCTCCTGTGGTACCTGTTGCTGTTGTCCAGCCAGAAGTTGGGATCCCTTGTGCACCTCGATCATCTGTTCCTGCTAAGTTTCCCCCCTACAGTAACTTGACAGCTGTAAATGGTGGCAGTGGTTCTCAATTTTCACCT GTTGCTGGACACGTGGGAACCAGAGTACAGTCACTTAGATATGCTGGTCAGTATCATGCTGTTCAGGCAGCACCATCATATGCACAACCAAATTCTCAATCC GTTATGGTTGGACGGATGGGGCAGCTTGTGTATGTTCAGCCAGTTTATCAT GATTCGGTTCCAATTGCAGCACCCATATCAACTGTATCTGCACGTCCTCTGTTAACTCCACACCAGGTCCAGTATCCTAAACACCAAg GAGGTGCAGCAGGCCAAACCTTGCAGCTTTGTGTGACTCCACCTTTTGTAGGTGGACAGCAACCATTTGTAGAGCCAAGCCAGATTCCTTTTCTTCAGCCACCCATCCCTGCTATCCGTCCCATTCCAGTTCCAGGATCTAATACTCTCTTTGGCACCAAGTTTCCATGA